A genomic region of Myxococcaceae bacterium contains the following coding sequences:
- the acpP gene encoding acyl carrier protein, whose protein sequence is MMDIEGRIKAIIADQLGISEDEVKPEARFIEDLGADSLDIVELIMALEEEFETEIPDEEAEKMTTVKDAIEYIKAHQ, encoded by the coding sequence ATCATGGATATCGAAGGACGTATTAAAGCGATTATTGCCGATCAGCTGGGTATATCGGAGGATGAAGTGAAACCAGAGGCTCGTTTCATTGAAGATTTAGGAGCAGATTCGTTGGATATTGTTGAACTGATTATGGCTCTGGAAGAAGAGTTTGAAACCGAGATTCCAGACGAAGAGGCTGAAAAAATGACGACCGTCAAAGATGCGATCGAATACATCAAAGCTCACCAATAG
- a CDS encoding four helix bundle protein, whose protein sequence is METSYYERLPIYRSAMDLMVRVDNVVRAFPRYHKYGIGARLREESLEIAQLIIQANRKKARNLKITRGESCNEWMKPSIIALSRSHPAASAQVG, encoded by the coding sequence ATGGAGACAAGCTATTACGAACGACTTCCGATTTACCGATCTGCGATGGATTTGATGGTGCGTGTGGACAACGTGGTTCGTGCGTTTCCGCGTTATCATAAATATGGAATTGGCGCTCGCTTGCGAGAGGAGTCGCTTGAGATTGCGCAGCTTATTATTCAAGCGAATCGTAAGAAAGCCAGGAATCTAAAAATAACCCGTGGCGAGTCATGCAACGAATGGATGAAACCTTCTATAATAGCTCTTTCTCGAAGTCACCCAGCGGCCTCAGCTCAGGTTGGCTAG
- a CDS encoding DUF1566 domain-containing protein codes for MLKFAWMLCFSFSVLAQFSISTDFGDHFHAYFQNLSTDNQSQAAVRAVLNRTADQVKSSSGYRMPFELNCSVFFDVEVERVDCWPGFEPASALSSDCGSFAELAIADQLALRHYHLLQTRMVVGWSQAQMLQAHYRILPKSTLTASLASSQEASMSHTITSSQEANASPPFACSSGTVQLLNGLLAAWNHSTGIYSDAVNQTGRYTISNGVVSDALTSMQWEQVAGTTPMIFASVASYCSSRNTGAYTDWRAPNIVELGTLIDYTNSTAPCLDTTAFPGAPASDFWSGSPDIGNSGSSWYVQSSFNPPVSYYPSDSTSSAVRCVRSCYAAPLSSRYTIGSGTSVGTVTDKVTGLVWQKVAPTTTYTQADAMTYCNNLSLGGSGAGRWRLPTVRELQTLVDYSQNNGVLMMDSTAFSGEPATYFWSSSPVAGGPTDGWTVRFAYGYVYNRITAYTYNVRCLS; via the coding sequence ATGTTGAAATTCGCTTGGATGCTTTGTTTTTCTTTCAGCGTCTTGGCTCAGTTTTCGATTAGCACGGATTTTGGGGACCATTTCCATGCGTATTTCCAAAATCTTTCGACGGATAATCAGAGTCAAGCAGCCGTTCGAGCGGTTCTGAATCGGACTGCGGATCAAGTCAAATCGAGTTCCGGGTACCGCATGCCCTTTGAGCTTAATTGTTCGGTGTTTTTCGATGTAGAAGTCGAGCGCGTGGACTGCTGGCCAGGTTTTGAGCCGGCATCGGCCTTGAGCAGCGATTGTGGATCCTTTGCGGAACTGGCGATCGCAGATCAGCTGGCCCTGAGGCATTACCACCTTTTGCAAACGCGTATGGTGGTAGGGTGGTCGCAGGCTCAAATGCTTCAAGCGCATTATCGTATTCTGCCGAAATCGACGTTGACAGCGAGTCTTGCTTCGAGCCAAGAAGCAAGCATGAGCCATACCATTACCTCGAGCCAAGAAGCAAACGCGAGCCCTCCCTTTGCTTGTTCTTCGGGCACGGTGCAGCTATTGAACGGTCTCTTAGCTGCCTGGAATCACAGCACCGGTATCTATAGCGATGCGGTGAATCAAACGGGTCGGTATACGATTTCAAACGGAGTCGTGAGTGATGCACTGACGAGTATGCAGTGGGAGCAAGTCGCTGGCACGACACCGATGATTTTTGCATCAGTTGCGAGTTATTGCTCGAGCCGAAATACCGGGGCTTATACAGACTGGAGAGCGCCGAACATCGTGGAGTTGGGGACTTTGATCGATTACACGAATTCCACCGCTCCTTGCTTAGATACCACGGCCTTTCCCGGAGCGCCCGCTTCAGACTTTTGGTCAGGCTCGCCGGATATCGGAAATAGTGGCTCTTCTTGGTATGTGCAAAGCTCATTCAATCCACCTGTTTCTTACTACCCATCCGACTCGACGAGCAGCGCGGTTCGTTGTGTGCGTTCTTGCTATGCAGCGCCTCTCAGCTCTCGGTATACGATAGGCAGCGGAACGAGCGTGGGTACGGTGACCGACAAGGTGACCGGGCTGGTTTGGCAAAAGGTAGCGCCTACCACAACGTACACTCAAGCGGACGCTATGACCTATTGCAATAACCTAAGCCTGGGAGGCTCTGGAGCCGGAAGGTGGCGTTTGCCGACAGTCCGGGAATTGCAAACGCTGGTGGATTATAGCCAGAACAATGGGGTGCTCATGATGGACAGCACCGCGTTTTCTGGCGAGCCAGCGACTTATTTTTGGTCATCGTCGCCGGTGGCGGGTGGTCCAACTGACGGATGGACTGTCCGTTTCGCCTACGGCTACGTGTACAACCGCATTACGGCGTACACCTACAACGTTCGCTGTTTGAGTTGA